From one Mytilus trossulus isolate FHL-02 chromosome 10, PNRI_Mtr1.1.1.hap1, whole genome shotgun sequence genomic stretch:
- the LOC134688466 gene encoding hemagglutinin/amebocyte aggregation factor-like: MITKAIFVTLAILFTTCDCWLNDYDGKLEYICPNNQSVSGIRSQHDNRHEDRIFDILCRVSTGIGSRCQWSGYVNGFDEFFAFQCKFHGYIHGMRSIHDNGSEDRRWDFYCCEHDGFDVTECYQTSHTNWDAYFSVDVPLNFVMRGVTSTHDNRHEDREYSFELCKLREV; the protein is encoded by the exons ATGATCACCAAAGCTATCTTCGTCACATTGGCCATCCTTTTCACAACATGCGACTGTTGGTTGAATGATTATGATGGAAAACTAGAGTATATTTGTCCAAACAATCAGTCTGTATCTGGGATCCGTAGTCAGCATGATAACCGTCACGAAGATAGAATTTTTGATATTCTTTGTAGGGTATCTACTGGGATTGGGTCAAGATGTCAATGGAGTG GCTATGTAAATGGTTTTGATGAATTCTTTGCATTTCAATGTAAATTCCATGGATACATACATGGAATGAGAAGTATTCACGATAATGGAAGTGAAGATAGACGGTGGGATTTCTACTGCTGTGAACATGACG GTTTTGATGTTACAGAATGCTACCAGACATCGCATACCAATTGGGATGCCTATTTCTCTGTTGATGTTCCACTGAATTTTGTAATGAGGGGCGTGACCAGCACCCATGATAACAGACATGA AGACCGAGAATACAGTTTTGAACTTTGCAAACTGCGAGAAGTTTGA
- the LOC134688463 gene encoding pyridoxal kinase-like — translation MANEECRVLSIQSTVVFGYVGNKSASFPLQLLGFDVSTINSVQFSNHTGYGKFKGQVLNDDDVECLYEGLKENNIHNFTHLLTGYIGSKSFLQKVGDIIKDMKKTNPTLTYVCDPVMGDNGKMYVPEELLPVYKETILPLADIITPNQYEAELLTGRSIKSEEDALLAMDDLHNMGPQTVVISSSNLGSNGTIMSLASTVKNGCKEKFKIEFKLLPAIFVGTGDLFAACLMAWMQTDKKLQVALEKTLSTLQAVIKRTLTYAQEQAGPGNTPNSAQMELRLVHSKKDIENPNIIFKAVQL, via the exons ATGGCGAACGAAGAATGCCGTGTATTGTCGATACAGAGTACTGTCGTGTTTGGTTATGTCGGAAACAAGAGTGCTTCATTCCCATTACAG ctccttggttttgatgttaGTACAATAAACTCAGTACAATTTTCTAACCACACAG GTTATGGAAAGTTCAAAGGACAAGTTTTAAATGATGATGATGTTGAGTGTTTATATGAAGGCCTCAAAGAAAACAATATACACAACTTTACTCATTTACTCACAG GGTATATAGGATCCAAATCATTCCTTCAAAAAGTGGGagatattataaaagatatgaaGAAAACTAATCCTACACTGACATATG tgtGTGATCCAGTGATGGGAGACAATGGTAAAATG TATGTTCCAGAAGAGTTATTACCTGTATATAAAGAAACCATTTTACCTCTAGCTGATATCATTACACCAAACCAATACGAAGCAGA ATTGTTGACGGGGAGATCTATAAAAAGTGAAGAAGATGCTCTGCTGGCAATGGATGATCTCCATAACATGGGTCCACAGACTGTTGTTATTAGTAGTAGTAACCTTGGAAGTAATGGTACTATAATGAGCCTAGCTAGCACAGTAAAAA atggtTGCAAAGAAAAATTCAAGATCGAGTTTAAACTCCTACCAGCCATATTTGTAGGAACTGGTGATTTATTTGCAGCCTGCTTAATGGCATGGATGCAGACAGATAAAAAGTTACAG gTTGCTTTAGAAAAAACTTTATCTACCTTACAAGCTGTGATTAAAAGAACACTTACATATGCGCAAG AGCAAGCAGGGCCTGGTAACACACCAAACTCAGCACAGATGGAACTAAGACTAGTACACAGTAAAAAAGACATAGAGAACCCGAACATTATCTTTAAAGCTGTCCAACTTTGA
- the LOC134688464 gene encoding dehydrogenase/reductase SDR family member 6-like, whose amino-acid sequence MPGKMEGKVCVCTASAQGIGKAVALAFAREGAQVIATDINEEKLKELAAESSNISVQVLDVTKSDAVKAFAEKIDKVDVLFNCAGFVHNGSILETSEEQYDFSFDLNVKSVYRMCTQFIPKMRSAKKGSIVSISSVASSIKGAPNRCIYGATKAAIIGMSKAMASDFIKDGIRVNCVCPGTIFTPSLDSRIRDLPDYDEAIKGFMARQPIGRFGTAEEVANMVLFLASDEASYVTGQEFVVDGGWSM is encoded by the exons ATGCCTGGAAAAATGGAAGGTAAAGTTTGCGTCTGTACCGCATCAGCTCAAGGTATAGGAAAGGCTGTAGCATTG GCATTTGCAAGAGAAGGAGCACAGGTGATAGCTACAGACATCAATGAAgaaaaactaaaagaactagcagCCGAATCGTCCA ATATATCAGTACAAGttttagatgtaacaaaatctGATGCGGTGAAGGCGTTTGCTGAGAAGATAGATAAAGTTGATGTATTATTTAACTGTGCTGG GTTTGTACATAATGGATCTATACTAGAAACCTCAGAAGAGCaatatgatttttcatttgatcttAATGTAAAAAGCGTATACAGAATGTGTACACAATTTATACCAAAG ATGAGAAGTGCCAAGAAAGGCAGTATAGTCAGTATTTCCTCTGTTGCCTCTAGTATCAAAG GTGCTCCTAACAGATGTATATATGGTGCTACAAAGGCAGCTATCATAGGAATGTCGAAAGCAATGGCTTCAGACTTTATCAAAGATGGTATAAGAGTAAACTGTGTATGTCCAG gtaCCATCTTTACTCCATCATTAGATTCTAGAATAAGAGATCTTCCAGATTATGACGAG GCTATAAAAGGATTCATGGCAAGACAGCCTATTGGCCGATTTGGAACTGCAGAGGAGGTTGCTAATATGGTGTTATTTTTAGCATCAGATGAG GCTTCCTATGTAACTGGCCAAGAATTTGTTGTTGATGGTGGATGGAGTATGTAA